CGtgcctctgctgtctcgtcACAGAATCGGCgttcagaagaagagacaacaggaggagaaggcgacaaagggagacgagacgacgtggaagacgaaggaagatgAGAGGACGCAGCTGGAGAACAACTAGACGACtctgaacagagagaagggggagggAAGACGGCGCCACAGATAATGCCGCCGGTGGCGAGTCCGatgaggagaaggcgaagagaagaggagaagcagcaggaagaCGCTCGGCCAGGCAGGTAACCTGCACGCTCTTGGTGAAACTTTCGAAATTCGTTTAGCAGACTCTGCTGCTTAGGAGGGAGGGAACCCcagggagaagcgacagcgcCAGATCTCCCACAATCCGGCAGGGATGGCCCGAATGCCCATGGCCACACACACCCGTCTGTGccagacgaggaagatgaagaggaacacgaagaagaagaatatgaagaaaaggaagaagaggatgaagTGAGAGGGgcgggaagaggaaggcaggtCGTTTTACCTTCCAGTGGATAAGACGCAGGTTCagggtgcatgcgtcgggtgctgcgtttctctccaagGCGAACCGAGACTTCCAAATCCGCTCCCTGGGGTGGAGACACCCCTTCATCCAGCGGCGAGGAGTGGACAGTCTCCAATATCTGTCTCGCGTCTTGTTCGCTCCTAACAGCAGTCCTGGGAGAGGCATAAGAAGCGCCGCGATGTCCGCCACTGTCTCCCAGTCTCCTCGTTCCaagcgagacgaaagagcCTTCGTGCTCCACTTCGCTGGCGACGCTCGTGCCTTCACtgctcgtctctgcctccaaACCGCCCCCAACGCCGGTTGGGGAGCCGAAGAGATTTGGGGCGCggcgaaagggagacaggcaagactgtggagacacaggcgagggcgagaggcgagagccaCAAAACCTGAGGGGATTGAAGGTCGCTGTCACCAAAGACACCCGTTTGAAGTAGTGGGCCCCCGCTTCCTGGAAGAGGAGTTTCCTCGCGGCCGACCCTCCAGGCTGTTGTTCCGCCCTGCTGCCACACACCCCCGCGGAGTCGCCGACAGCGGCTGCGCCCAACAGCTGCTCTTGAAGCCGCagcggcgagagcgacgctgAGGCGCGCCGCTGAAGGCCACTGACAACccgcgaaaagaaggaagaggccgtgcggtggagaaggaaaacgaagagaatcCCTGGCGCAGAGTCAGCTTTCTCGTTTCGAGAAGCACCCtcgctgtttttttttctgtcgaacACAGAGTCACATTTCGCCTCGCCACTGAAGCCGGATCGCCTGCCCGTCGCCACTTTGCCTTCTCCGCGGAGACACCCAGACGGCGATAGTCTTGCGAGAACTCCAAACGTTGCGCGTCGGGCGCCGCGgaactgaagaagcagcaggggCCTCAGAGGATGCATGCGGCCGAGGCACGAGGCGCAGACGGGGCACACAGCGCCATGGCTGcctgaggagacaggtgtctccgttttgtAGGATGGCAGCAGattgaagaaggcgagcacCTGCCGATCACCCATGACATCGGGGCGCCTCAGCAGCGCGGAAACATACTCCAggagctgtctctgcctctgctgaACCAACTGAAAGGCCAACCGCGTGCTGCTGGTGCTCCACCGTCTCCGCAGCGGAGGCGTGACCTGCGGGGGCAACACAGAAAACCAAGGAAGTGAGGAAGACTCGAGACCCAACGAAGAGCAAGGAGACAAGccagacgaggacgaggaccTCGCGGCGCCCTCGAGGTTATCGGAGCTCGCGGCCGCCGTATGAAGGTTGGggggaggagcgagagactgCAGGTGTGGGGtgaggagaggcaggagaggaagcttcggaggaaacggaggaatTCGAGGATAGAGAGACACCAAGTAAACGTGGAGAGCTGCAAACGCTCTGTATCGCCGTCTCAAATTAATCGGCGGCGGCTGCTTTCTTGCGCCCTCTTCAGTTCGGAAACCGAGACCACCCGACTCTCGTGTTCCTTGAAGCATcacttccgtctctctcctccctggAAACATCTCTGcatcgtcttctctctcaggatacaactcatcttcttctctgcctccgcgtAGGTCCCCTGGGTTGTTCACCTTCATTACAgattcgccttctcctcgtttccttcctgtcgAATTTGAGGCCCGCCTCTCGTCGCgctcttccctgtctcgccCTCTCAAGCCCCGAATGACTgcggcttcctctccttcacgCGCCTCCGAGGCTTCGCGTCGGAggtcttcgtctcgcctgtcttcgccttctcgggtCTGTTGTGCTGCTTTGTTTCCGTCGTTTGCCTGGCTCTTCGCTTCCATTCGGAAATTCGGAGTGACACTCGACCGCCTGGGTGTGTGTCTTCTGGCGCGAAAGGGAAAGAGGAGCTCGTTGCGATCGCGGTCAGGCGCGCCGTTTGGCGCCTCCGAGCGGAGGAGTCTCTTTTCGCTGGGTCCAGCTTCCTTGCTCGTGGTCTCCGAGGAGGGCAACACGGCCATTTCGAGTTCTTGGTGGAAAACAGGGACGGAACTCGACTCCGGTTGACCGCTCAAGGCCCCTCCAGCTTTAATGTCAGCCAAACgcggaggaaacgaaagaggaacACACGAGTTGTGGGATGTTACGCCTTGCGACCGGAGACTCTGCGACGAGTGTGGAAGAGGCCTAAATTGGgcagggagagcgagagaagcggcgactCGGTTCGCGGTCTCTGGAGCGCTGTGCGAGGCGATAGGCGCCGGAGAATGAGGGTGACAacaaggacgagaagagtCAGCGAAGCATGCGTGGttcagacgaaaaaaaaactcgagATAAAACTCTCCGTTCCCTCGACAGACTTCAAAGCCCATCGCCTCCACGCAAAGATCTGTTACCGGCCCGACACTGGTCCCGGCGACTGTTACAGGCACCAACGAGCTGAGAGAATCCCtccaggaagaagcagaggacgagaaaagaggagacgagataagagaagaagaagcagggagagaagaagcagggagagaagaagacagagaagaagggtaTTCTTTCGCGCAAGGGACgccgggagagaaaggcggctCTGTCGCAGACGAGTAGTCCGTAGGATGTGAGGACTTGCGGCAAGGatcttcgttcttctgcaTTTCGCTTCCATTCTCCTTAACCTCCTCGCTTTCCCAGGCGTATTCGCCTGCTTGGAAAGCCTCtcggctgctgtctccgccccGCTGTGGTCCGCAGAGGCCAGGACCCGCTTGTGAGTCTGAAGACTCCATCTCAGGAGTGTGTCTCAACTTTCCTCTTGCAAGAACTGAGGAGCGCGAGACGTACGCaatttcctccttctcctcttctctgatGCAGaacgctctctctgtgcatcttcctcttctgcgggCAACGAAGGTGACGCAGAGCGACAGTGAGGAAGGAGACCCGACAGTTTGATATGGAGAGTGAAGGTCAAGGGTCACTCATTCGCTGGTAATGAAGTGACCTACGACCCGGGGaagggggggagggggaagAGCTGAAGAATGAGGATAAGCagcgcgacgagaagaaggcagagagtcGTCGCTGGCCATCTGGAGCCTTGAATGAATCGAGTGGAACGCACAAGCGTCTGTACGTCAAATCACAAGACTGTCGAACCTGGCACTGTGCctgggagaggagagacactaCACTGGTGCatcaagaagagaaagacactgACGCGCCTGGAgtggaggacgaagagagactgagGGGGACTGGCTGCAAGAAAtcaagaaaagagaaagccaTGGCATGCACTCTAATACAGTTTGCCTCTCGAGCGCGTAGATAAACTTCTtaaacagaaaagagacgaataAGACGTCCAAGGCCTCCGGACGGCTCAAGAGAATCGGAGACCCAAAAGAACCGTCCTCAGACACACAGCCAGACGCAAGTGAAGAAGCGGATTCACTGAAACTGCACAAGACACAGGTGCATGCTCATCTGGAGATGAATAGAAAAAAATACAAGGAGCCGCAAAACACTTGTCCACTTTCATCTCCATACGCTTTGATACACATGCGAGTCGCTGTTTGCCTTGCTTCACTCGAACAACTCAACAACCACATTCTCAAATATctcatgcatatatatatatatatatatacatatgtgtatatgcatatgtatatatagatgaATCTACTCATAGATGCTTCGCTGTGGTTTTCTGTGGCTAGACGTAGGCctcacgagagaagagcttTCTCGGAGGGCAAGTTGGTCCTTTAGTCAGGGACCGGGCAAGCCGATTGTTCACGTTTACCCCGAAATAAACCATTTCCGCGTcgaacgacagagaaaaccaaTGAAAGAGACGACTGCTGCTCGTGTGCTTCGCTGTAACACCGGCGCGGAGGCAGGTTGAATCCTTGCGGTCCTTTAACTCCGTCCATCGCGCTCTGTCggcttttctttcgtttttgtCGCTAGAGTagcagcttctctcgcctcccccAAGCAGTCTGAAAAAATTTGGAGAAGTGCAAGCCACTGCTTTGGGAAAAGCCAAGAAGAGTTCGAGGTGACTCTGATGCCGTGACCATTCGCGGAGAGCAAAGCAGGCGGCAGACCCCCCGGGTTCGCCGCACATGCGCCAGCACCGTTTTATCCCCGAAGATTTTCCCCTCGTGTCTCCTTGGCTTGCGTGTTTTCACAatcagaaaaagaaaaacgacactCGGACTTTTCGGCGATGGAgtaggaaacgaagaggcaTCTCTTCGACTGGCGTGTATAGGAGTCTGTCGGACAGTCTCCCGTTGCTCTTGTGTCTCGCGCGGGCGTTTCTGCAGCTCGCGTTTTCTTATTTtctttccctccttcttttcttttgttcTTGCACTCTTCCTTCTCAGGTTTGTCGCGGAAAGAATTCCAGCCAAAAAGCTGGACGGACTCCAGTTCAGTTTGCTGTGGAATCGGCCTGATTCGGGTATATGTGTACCGCCGTGGGTCGGGCAAAGTCTGCAGGGAAAAGGGTGAAGACGCCAGGCACttggagagcgaggaaggaaatcCGAGCGCGAGGAAAGGGGCAGTAAGCGAAGACAGAgtgcacacagagagggagagagtgCGTTTTTTTTGCGGTTTGTGTCTGGAGAGGAGGACGTTGTTACCAGTCTTGGGAGGGACCTTCGACGAAAGTGCGAGCGAACGGCGGAGGCCGCTGGGAGAAAAGAATCTTCGTGGCatcagagagggagagagaaggcgcgaggATCACCATCCCTCACCGTCACGCCACAGGACATGCAATGCCAAGCAGATGACAGCTGTCAGTTGGGACAAAGCAT
This window of the Toxoplasma gondii ME49 chromosome VI, whole genome shotgun sequence genome carries:
- a CDS encoding hypothetical protein (encoded by transcript TGME49_243400), with protein sequence MESSDSQAGPGLCGPQRGGDSSREAFQAGEYAWESEEVKENGSEMQKNEDPCRKSSHPTDYSSATEPPFSPGVPCAKEYPSSLSSSLPASSLPASSSLISSPLFSSSASSWRDSLSSLVPVTVAGTSVGPVTDLCVEAMGFEVCRGNGEFYLEFFFRLNHACFADSSRPCCHPHSPAPIASHSAPETANRVAASLALPAQFRPLPHSSQSLRSQGVTSHNSCVPLSFPPRLADIKAGGALSGQPESSSVPVFHQELEMAVLPSSETTSKEAGPSEKRLLRSEAPNGAPDRDRNELLFPFRARRHTPRRSSVTPNFRMEAKSQANDGNKAAQQTREGEDRRDEDLRREASEAREGEEAAVIRGLRGRDREERDERRASNSTGRKRGEGESVMKVTPPLRRRWSTSSTRLAFQLVQQRQRQLLEYVSALLRRPDVMGDRQVLAFFNLLPSYKTETPVSSGSHGAVCPVCASCLGRMHPLRPLLLLQFRGARRATFGVLARLSPSGCLRGEGKVATGRRSGFSGEAKCDSVFDRKKNSEGASRNEKADSAPGILFVFLLHRTASSFFSRVVSGLQRRASASLSPLRLQEQLLGAAAVGDSAGVCGSRAEQQPGGSAARKLLFQEAGAHYFKRVSLVTATFNPLRFCGSRLSPSPVSPQSCLSPFRRAPNLFGSPTGVGGGLEAETSSEGTSVASEVEHEGSFVSLGTRRLGDSGGHRGASYASPRTAVRSEQDARQILETVHSSPLDEGVSPPQGADLEVSVRLGEKRSTRRMHPEPASYPLEGKTTCLPLPAPLTSSSSSFSSYSSSSCSSSSSSSGTDGCVWPWAFGPSLPDCGRSGAVASPWGSLPPKQQSLLNEFRKFHQERAGYLPGRASSCCFSSSLRLLLIGLATGGIICGAVFPPPSLCSESSSCSPAASSHLPSSSTSSRLPLSPSPPVVSSSERRFCDETAEARDPGEQHRRREPSAAVVEGRSSEEPERAERPAGSRKPVASRSCARVSLSASSIPFKILPSASFLQTPQRSGDDTDAQKEHWAPSRRLTVSDVSTASATGGDRADRGPAECSAHPAVHTLRAETVGRVAGGLRKRGEAGVCESPPVCFLSSSMEEGAQNLNYQELHCTQHERETESGAGVQTPGGRSEAPASAASCCAGVCTHPWTPTTLPVFQPHRGSVTVLLTVEAPVLDKVDETVTLLVSAARDRQVYVHVASTGRLLLRQEIPAVGAPRVGRADDALRLLFLGCDDGSICVYRLALLSPSKSGVAGAGEAGNLSSSLPGAAASRTLGTEELNSGNGAQMPPAKVSFGSAEKPRNMTDLSQDKEAYRVRLVVAAVARGTLSGSPDGRTHASPSLFSPLKDRGADASKVCAAPQGQQVAEGLSSRLSALYSLPRLGAQEETPSQTSTFCRKIEAMCLAPERQLLFTATTEGWIHVWRYHTEPPAGSFDDPFSRSTTRPSDGDSDAATNANRTGPPIPCAARISASFSSTASTSTPQRSPLYRGYVELQSRSSPPCSDGPNAPRGVSSRPEEHNERLATAGAAAGPQVAHTPVSQQQNDEETSGETTDGVHAVWRRTQGVSSQEGSIRLELLGRLECIAAGMRVGALAWWPSGSVLAVASVEKKRKFLHPRLPRGMGNRERTAGKGGVISFVALGGGSRKSPQDCGGPLPLSDVWRQAHWVFREKPLGGSDQGNCGAGGRAESQSHTAAEETEARGRLGGRREDRTRETGIHGGMVCVWRAHAESIVDLWMLEEEAMMSVDRTGAIKLWLLPPVC